The following proteins are encoded in a genomic region of Dokdonia donghaensis DSW-1:
- the msrB gene encoding peptide-methionine (R)-S-oxide reductase MsrB codes for MKKVFILMAFAALFTSCKGSAQETKKETFEVTKTDAEWKAQLTQEQYYVLRQAGTERPGSSPLNYIKEAGTFHCAGCDTPLFKTAYKFDSGTGWPSFDRGIEGNIAYSTDRNLGYTRTEEHCATCGGHLGHVFNDGPKATTGKRHCINGDALVFVPSSK; via the coding sequence ATGAAAAAGGTATTTATTTTAATGGCATTTGCAGCACTATTTACCAGCTGTAAAGGATCTGCTCAAGAGACTAAAAAAGAAACTTTTGAGGTAACAAAAACAGATGCTGAGTGGAAAGCGCAACTCACCCAAGAGCAATATTATGTGCTACGCCAGGCGGGTACAGAGCGACCAGGATCTAGCCCACTTAACTATATAAAGGAGGCAGGCACCTTTCACTGTGCTGGTTGTGACACACCACTTTTTAAAACAGCATATAAATTTGACAGTGGTACAGGCTGGCCTAGTTTTGATAGAGGTATAGAAGGTAACATAGCCTACAGTACAGACCGCAATCTAGGTTATACCAGAACAGAAGAGCATTGTGCTACCTGTGGAGGTCACTTAGGTCACGTTTTTAACGATGGACCAAAAGCAACTACCGGAAAAAGACACTGTATAAATGGTGATGCACTTGTATTTGTACCATCTTCAAAATAA
- the msrB gene encoding peptide-methionine (R)-S-oxide reductase MsrB, with the protein MAYSIQKTEAEWLEELGPERYKILREKGTERPFTGTYNLHNEEGAYHCGACNQKLFESASKFDSGCGWPSFDESIPGTVEYVRDTTHGMIRTEILCSNCGSHLGHVFDDGPTASGQRYCVNSLSIDFEK; encoded by the coding sequence ATGGCATATTCTATACAAAAAACCGAAGCAGAGTGGCTTGAAGAATTAGGTCCAGAACGTTATAAAATATTACGAGAGAAGGGCACAGAACGTCCTTTTACGGGTACCTATAATTTACATAATGAAGAAGGTGCCTATCACTGTGGTGCTTGTAACCAGAAGCTATTTGAAAGTGCAAGTAAATTTGACAGTGGTTGTGGGTGGCCTAGCTTTGACGAGTCTATACCTGGTACGGTAGAGTATGTACGTGATACCACACACGGTATGATACGTACAGAGATATTATGTTCAAACTGTGGTTCACACCTAGGTCACGTTTTTGACGATGGACCTACAGCTAGCGGGCAGCGCTATTGTGTAAACTCTTTAAGCATAGATTTTGAAAAATAG